Proteins encoded within one genomic window of Eurosta solidaginis isolate ZX-2024a chromosome 1, ASM4086904v1, whole genome shotgun sequence:
- the E(spl)m2-BFM gene encoding enhancer of split M2 protein encodes MYTDTKNLAHQLAELNLNTNLAPNTPTERSKQKLYKMWRPLLRLMARKCNKTKAASSAPATVTLHPNNVHLNNSTPSKSQQTSNSISSDPVDWPTTLIEDYTSLMRKMSLKDECNHGAWEASATSTTTTPEAEQPCQASAKFATTIISSASIEKTPPSTCAHCVYGRNCQHEQSHHHICDAAVTYATSTSARAATITPAGAPESITMLTQPFNAAHFELPIQFVHTDDDTFFWTNAEEKIDDDLLTAWLCESWRQAPLEAAAF; translated from the coding sequence ATGTATACCGACACAAAGAATCTCGCACATCAGCTGGCAGAATTAAATCTGAACACAAATTTAGCACCCAACACCCCAACGGAGCGCTCAAAGCAAAAGCTTTACAAAATGTGGCGTCCACTACTGCGTTTGATGGCGCGCAAATGCAATAAGACAAAAGCCGCAAGTAGCGCGCCTGCCACCGTCACTCTACATCCAAATAATGTGCATCTCAACAACAGTACCCCATCAAAAAGCCAACAAactagcaacagcatcagcagcgacCCTGTGGACTGGCCCACCACACTCATTGAAGATTACACCAGCCTAATGCGTAAAATGAGCTTGAAAGATGAATGTAATCATGGCGCATGGGAAGCGTCTGCCACTAGCACCACGACAACACCTGAAGCAGAGCAGCCCTGTCAGGCGAGTGCCAAATTCGCAACAACAATTATAAGCAGCGCCAGCATTGAAAAAACGCCACCCAGCACGTGTGCGCATTGTGTTTATGGGCGTAATTGTCAGCACGAGCAATCTCATCACCATATCTGCGATGCGGCAGTAACATACGCAACTAGCACAAGTGCAAGAGCAGCGACAATAACACCAGCGGGTGCGCCAGAGAGTATAACGATGCTGACGCAGCCATTCAACGCCGCGCATTTCGAGCTTCCCATACAATTTGTTCACACCGATGATGACACCTTCTTTTGGACGAATGCGGAAGAAAAAATCGATGATGACCTACTGACAGCATGGTTGTGTGAGAGTTGGCGTCAAGCTCCCCTAGAAGCTGCTGCTTTTTAG